One stretch of Bacillus sp. (in: firmicutes) DNA includes these proteins:
- a CDS encoding amino acid ABC transporter ATP-binding protein, with product MKKIIDIQHLSKSFGAHEVLKDINFSVNKGEVVCIIGSSGSGKSTLLRCVNLLEKPSGGQIIYRGENILDDKHNIPAYRQKLGMVFQQFNLFNNHNVLGNCVVGQVKVLGRTKDEAEKVASKYLKVVGMDKYVNAKPRQLSGGQKQRVAIARALSMEPDVILFDEPTSALDPEMVGEVLKIMKELAESGLTMLIVTHEMEFAKEVSNRVVFMDKGVIAEEGSPEQIFNNPKQERTREFLKRTLKNI from the coding sequence ATGAAAAAAATAATTGATATTCAACATTTAAGCAAATCCTTTGGAGCCCATGAAGTATTAAAAGATATTAATTTTTCAGTTAATAAGGGAGAAGTCGTTTGCATTATCGGTTCCTCTGGTTCTGGTAAATCGACGCTACTTCGTTGTGTGAATCTGTTAGAGAAACCTAGTGGCGGCCAGATTATTTATCGAGGTGAAAATATTTTGGATGACAAACATAATATACCTGCTTACCGCCAAAAGCTTGGGATGGTATTCCAACAATTTAATCTATTTAACAATCACAATGTCTTAGGAAATTGTGTAGTTGGACAAGTCAAGGTTTTAGGCCGCACCAAAGATGAAGCTGAAAAAGTGGCCTCGAAATATTTAAAGGTTGTTGGCATGGACAAGTATGTGAACGCGAAGCCGAGACAATTATCTGGCGGACAAAAGCAGCGGGTTGCAATTGCTAGAGCGCTTTCAATGGAGCCGGATGTCATTTTGTTCGATGAACCAACGTCTGCCTTAGATCCCGAAATGGTCGGCGAAGTATTAAAAATAATGAAAGAGCTTGCTGAATCAGGCTTAACCATGCTAATCGTAACACATGAAATGGAGTTCGCTAAAGAAGTATCAAACCGTGTCGTTTTCATGGACAAAGGGGTTATTGCTGAAGAAGGAAGCCCAGAGCAAATCTTTAATAACCCAAAACAAGAGCGGACAAGGGAATTTTTAAAGCGGACTTTGAAAAATATTTGA